In Gossypium arboreum isolate Shixiya-1 chromosome 3, ASM2569848v2, whole genome shotgun sequence, the sequence TGTCCTTTTTTCTTGCCTCTCAAATGCAGGTAGTGAAGGATCTCGTGTCATCGTTTGAGATCATAACCTCTACAGACAATCAAGGAAACACGGCATTTCATGTGGCAGCTTATCGCGGTTATTTAAAGGTTGTTGTGTTCCTCATTCAAGTGTCTCCGAGTTTGGCCTCTGTGAAGAATGATTACGGAAATACTTTTCTTCATGTGGCTGTGGCTGGTTTTAGAACCCCGGGATTCCGAAGAATAGATCGGCAGATCGAGCTGATGAAGCAATTAGTATGCGGTGAGGTTGTCGACATTCGAGATATGATCAATGTGAGAAACTTGGATGGAAGAACTGCTTTGCATATGGCCGTAACTGAGAATGTTCAGTCTAGTCTGGTGGAACTACTCATGTCCGTGCCATCTATTGACCTGAATGTTCGTGATGTTGATGGCTTGACCCCGTTAGATCTCCTCAAGAGAAGGCCTAAATCTGCATCTTCGGAAATTTTAATCAAAGAACTAATTGCAGCTGGAGGAATCTCTAATTGTCAAGACAATGTAGCAAGGAGTGCTATTGTTTCTCATCTGAAAGAGCACGGTGTAGGTGCCAGTCCTGGAACATCATTCAGAGTCCCTGATGCAGAGATATTTTTGTACACTGGTATGGAGAATACATACGATGCAGGTTGTGAAAAAGAAAGCGTGGAATATAGCTCGTGCCTGAGTGAACTAAGCGACTTGAACTTGAGTACTTCGTTTGATACTAAGAAGTCAATCTCTGTAAATCATACTGCGAGACGACTGAAGAATTTTCTCCATTGGCCTAGGAAGAAGGAAAGAAAAGCTACTAGCACAGAATCGGTAGACACTGATGATCCTGTGGAGGTTACGAGTACTTGTAGAAACTGGCCAGACATGCATATTCCGCTTCGTGAAAAGTACACGAAATCTGCATCTCTTCCAAACAACAAAAGGACCCTTGCTCTCCACAATGATCTTCCAAGCCGATCCAGCAGGAAGAAATTTACTGCTGGGCTAACTCATGGTGTGATCCAGGCAGCACCACATTTAGCTGCTCCTTTTAAGTCACCTCCAAGCCCTTTTTCAGTATCTTCTACAACCTCGCCTATATCAATGGATGAACAAAAGAGTGTCCTAGATGCTCAATGCTTTTACTcgaattcatcatttaatggtgAAACAACAACACGAATGCATCCAAAGCAAAGTTCAGTTGATAAGAAGTTGATGAACCATTATTTCTGTTTTGGAGCACAAGGCCTAGCTGTCGAGGATAATAGAAGCCATACACGGCTGGATCGCCGCATCAAGAGTGCCCGTTCTTTAGTTGCTTGATGCAGAGTATTGCAATTTTCTAGAACCACCGTTGACAGGAAAGGAATTTAGGATTCTATGAGATTCCTACACTTCAGTTTACTGTGTTTGGGACCTATGAATAAATTCAAGGTATATACTGAAAAATGACCCAGAATTTTTAATGTATCAATAAACATACCAAGTTGTATTATATGTTTAGTTTGTTGTTGAAGTTGAAAGTTTTTAAGTTTTAATAAAAAGGTTAAAATTTTCcattagtccttgtactttatAAAAGTTATGGATTTAGTCTGTCATTTTTAGTTCTATACttttcaatatttaaaaattcaGTCATTACCAAACGATAACCGTTAAATTCGTTATATTATTTCCAAAATTTGATGTGGTAAGCATATTATCATGTGTAATATCATGTCAACttgttatttttacatattacttACTAAAAACTCAATTAATGGATTAACGAATATTGTTTGCGTCAAAActgaaatttgaaaattcaaaATATAGAGATTTAAAATATGAACTAAATTTGCAACTATATACATGGTACAAAGTTAATAATTGAATCCAACTAAAATGGATTTAGCAATTTCTATTCGAGTTAagatcaaaatttcaaaatttaaaaagtataggACTAAAGTAGACCAACTCAAAAAGAACAAGGactaaaatttatcaaataaaagtACATGgattaaatccacaactttcaCAATGTACAAGGACTAATAGCAAATTTAACGAAATAAAAACAATCCTTGCAAAATCTTTTTCTTCTCTGTTAATGAATACCAAGTTTCATTCATATTTTTCTTCATGATTCAATGTGCAATTTTTTCCACTAAAGTGAGACTTAAAGCGAAAAGTTAGCCACCATTGATAGACCAAAAGGAAAAAAACATGTAAATTAGAACACGTTAATAAAAAAATTGACCAGTTGATCCCATGGTTACAGGGGAATCGAGGGAGAGTTTTGCTGAAGCTACATGGTTACCCTTCATTCCCACTAGATCCATCATAAAAGCTGCCCATGAGACAGACAGCATATTCCATAAATTAGACCATTCTAGCAATTCAAACCTTAGACACCCCAAAACTTGTCAAACTAACAAGATTTATGAAGAGAAATGGGAGCTTATTACAACAACTGTCCACATTATCTTCCTTGTAAAATCCACTTTCTATTAATAGCATACCATATAATTGGGCACATGTAGCTTATATGGTGGCTACTTCGGCGAGTTTCATTATACTTAATCCTTTTCTTTACAGATTTGTTCCCAATTCCTTAACCACAActgagagaaaaaaagaaaaaaaaatggtgtaTGAAGGATCAGAAAGCGAACGCGAGAGGGCCATCAATGAATGGCTCCCCGTCACTTCTAATAGGAATGCTAAATGGTGGTATTCAGCTTTTCACAATGTCACCGCAATGGTTGGAGCTGGTGTTCTTAGCCTTCCTTATGCCATGTCACAGCTTGGATGGTAAGTTCCCAAAATTTGTACATTAATCCCACAGTCTACACTGTATTCATTCTTGACTATGATTAATTTGCAGGGGTCCTGGGGTTACTATAATGCTTTTATCATGGGTTGTAACATTATACACCATTTGGCAAATGGTGGAAATGCATGAGATGATACCCGGTAAGCGTTTCGATAGGTACCATGAGTTAGGCCAGTATGCATTCGGTGAAAAGCTCGGGCTATGGATCATCATACCTCAGCAATTAACCGTAGACGTTAGTTCCGACATTGTCTACATGGTGACGGGAGGccaatcgttgaagaagttccatgATCTGGTCTGTCCCAACTGCAAGGAAATCAGACAAACATATTTCATCATGATTTTTGCTTCGGTTCACTTCGTCCTTTCCCATCTCCCAAACTTCAACTCCATATCTGGTGTCTCACTGGCCGCTGCAGTCATGTCACTGAGGTAAAACGCTTGAAAGCGGACATTTTTCGTATGTCTGATGTTCCATTAATCGAATGTTATTTCTATGCAGCTATTCTACCATTGCTTGGGCAGCTTCGATTGGAAAGGGTGTTCAACCGAATGTCGactactcatacaagtccacatccAACCCTGGTAAAGTATTCGACTTCCTTGCCGGATTGGGCGTAATAGCCTTTGCGTACGCGGGTCATAATGTGGTATTGGAAATCCAAGCAACAATGCCATCAACTCCTGAAAAACCTTCAAAAGGTCCAATGTGGAAAGGTGTGATTGTTGCATATCTAATAGTGGCAATTTGCTACTTACCGGTTGCTCTTATTGGTTACTGGGCATTTGGAAACAGTGTTAATGACAACATCCTCTTAACATTGGAGAACCCCACTGGGCTCATTGCTACAGCTAACATCTTTGTCGTCATCCATGTCATTGGCAGCTATCAGGTACAACTATACATATAGTTGGGTGATTTCGGGTTCGGGTTTTGACACTATGATATGATAAAAAACCTATGCAGATATTTGCAATGCCAGTGTTTGACATGATGGAGAGTTATATGGTAAAGGAATTGCATTTCAGACCTTGTTTAAGGCTTCGTTTAATTAGCCGCACTCTATATGTTGGTAAATAACCCCAACTCAAACTCCCATTTTCTCCTAATCAAAATCTAGTTCTCTTTTACCATGATTTATGATCTTGTTTGTTGCAGCATTCACAATGGTTATTGCCATTTGCTTCCCATTCTTTGGAGGTCTTCTCAGTTTCTTTGGGGGGTTTGCATTCGCTCCTACATCATATTATGTAATTATTTCAAACTTCTTCATACTTAAAACCTTAAACTCTAAACCATCATTATAAAAAAATACAATGTTATAAAAATTTCTTGCTTTTGCAGCTTCCATGCATCATTTGGCTTATAATCTGCAAACCCAAAAGATTCAGCTTAACTTGGTTCATAAACTGGGTAAGTAACAAGTAATAACCTCGACAGTGCTTTATGAGCATGCCAAATACAAGCCATGTTTAACATTAAGCTCGTTTGGTATCCATGTCAGATATGCATTGTACTGGGTGTATTACTGATGGTTCTATCACCCATTGGAGGACTTAGATCAATTATTGTGTCAGCAAAGGACTACAAATTCTTCTCGTGATTATTTTCCCTTCCTCCCAGATTCTAGAAAACAGTATGGTGATGATCAAACAGGGGCACTTTGTAGAAATATGTTTTTTATAATCAGTTTTGTCAAATATTGTTGTTTATTGTCATCAAACTCACCTTGTTCGTAAGTTTCATCGTTAGACGAGAAGGGGATTGGTCATCtcctattttgttattattacatTTTTCGGGTAGTTTGTTAAATATAATCTAtaatttattgaattaattgATTGTTCTTAAAAACTGAACGTCGATAATGGCAATGTAAAAAGATCACAAACAATCACGAGCAGGggaaaagaaaattcactaatgGTGAATTCAAATAACACAAGAATTTCGACgacatctatttataggttgaaaaacACTTTATTTTAATCAATGTCAAATATAATATGCTaataaatgttaaaaatattatgttaataaatgctaaatatattatactaataaatactaaatcttctagaaagaaaatatattttctttaacttgacttgcaagtAATCTCCTAGAATTTGAGTTACACAACTCTAACAATTTCCACCTTTACAGGAATTTTCaacaaacaagttcttcaccacTATCTCTCAACGAataagttcttcacctcttctaTGAAACTCCTTAAGGATAtttttcaacaatgaacaccaactaaGTCCAAGTAATGCTcgaacttggttataggaagtgattTAGTCATTATATCTGCAGGATTATCATGAGTACTAACTTTGCTCACAATAATATCACAACGAGCAATAATTTCATGCACAAAATGATACTGAACGTCAATGTGTTTTATTCTCATGAAATATTTGATCTTTCATAAAGAAGATGACACTCTGACTATCACAAAACATTATACTGATCTGAAGGCCTTTACTGAGTTCACCAAAGAGTCCCTTTAAtaaaatagcttctttacaagcctcaataatTGACATGTACTTAGCTTTAGTAGTAGACAAATCAACTTTAGTTTCCAAAGTGACTTTTTAACTTATTGTGCAACCTCCAATAGTAAAGACATACCCGGTGAGAGATCTTATTTtatcaaggtctctagcaaaatcaAAATCAACATACGCAATGACTCCATTTCTAGTTCtttcaaactgtaagcaaacatcagtagtacctcgtaagcaTTTGAAAATCCATTAAActactttccagtgttctttatcgAGATTTTCCATGTATCTACTAACTGCACTAACTGCATATAATAAATCTGGATATGAGCAAACCATATCATACATTAAAGATCCCACTACACTAGAATATAGAACATGTgtcatgtactcaatctcatcatctgattgcgAAGACAGAGACAATGAAAGTCTGAAGTGGGCTGCTAATATAGTATTAACAAATTTGGtattctgcatattgaacctgtgaagaactttCTCAATATACCCTTTTttaacttaggtacaatttacatgTTTTTCTATCTCTAATAATCTCTATCTCAAGTATCTTCTTTACTGCTCCCAAATCTTTAATCTCAAATTGTTTACTAAGCTggactttgacctttcttatctctcattcaTCTTTGGCTACTATCAATAAGTCATCAACATATAGAAGtacatacacaaaagaaccatcactgtttttcttaaaataacacaactgtcaaagctgcttcttttgaaatcataagtggtcataaaagaatcaaacattttgtaccactgtcttggtgactgtttcaagcCATAAAcggactttttcaacaagcaaatATAGTCCTTCTTTTTTGAGATTATAAAACCCTTTGGTTGTTGcttgtaaatatcttcctcaagttcttcATGTAAGAATgttgtttttacatctaactgcttaagctccaaatgaaaataataagcaaagtatcaacatgattccatggaaatataatcataattactattttctggtcatgttgttttctcgaatcacagttactaaattatttatatctggagctacggaattctaaattaagatccgtaaatttttcctgaaactagactcatatatatttttaccataaaatttccataatttttgatctatccaataagtacagtttattctttaaagttacccctgttctgctacttgacagcttcgacctttctttactaaaaatcaattatctcatagtacaggttTCGATTaatgttcccgtctatttctcttgaaaataaactcattaaagattttaagaatataaattataacctataattatttttttacaatttttaatgatatttccaagtcaaaataggggattccaaaatcattctgaccctgtctcacaaaaattcaaatatctcataatatgaaatcaTCTTACTTATaccatttcttttatatgaaaatagactcaaaaatatttaatttaatatcttattcaacctctaattcaatttccatgatttctggtgatttttcaaagttacacaactGCTACTATCCAgctgttttattacaaatttcactcttacataatttcacttactccattccatcttaccgaaagctcactcaactatcgagcaaattgctcataaatttccacaaacatatacctgcacttattcatcacatggtcatgttcacatgtattttcactcagtcgatttcccgttgaactcattggaataataacagatacacagttgcctgcacatattaccacccttgtaaccgaagctattTGGTACGCATAGTAACCTACACTTAGTACGACATATGCGACCAACAATCCAGTACTTGTAGTaccctacacttagtactacacacgtgaactaaccatctgatacacgtaatagcctgcacttagtactacacatgtgattgAAGttgtcgggtacgcatagtagcctacacttagtactacacatgcaacctaactatctggtacacgtagtagcctgcacttagtactacacacatgacctaaaACTATCTTAAACACGTGGTAGCctacacatagtactacacatgtgttctcacaatggatcattcttatcatttctattccgaaggtttaatcgggaaattcctcacttttcaacatttaacaaactcattcatagtctatttcgattcgtaatttacatcaaatgatcattttATAGGCAGCCAAATCTCATATAATAacgaaatataataacataaaaagaatcgatatattatttacatataaacttacctcaaataCGAGCACGGCTatttattccaatttagtccataatctcattcattcccaatctatgcccgaatctcattttctttgatctataatatcacatttaatttaataattagtcacattattcatatgggtccagaaatcatatttttacaaattttaattttgacccctaaactttcacatattttcactttttccccaaggctcgtaaaatgatttttatccaatttccttgcattttaagcctagacaaatcattttcataactatagctgtaacaccccttacccggcccagacgttatgaccggatccgacatgccacatcgaagcgttcaaaacattttatattgttgatccagaaaaacttacttagtgttttaaaagataatttcattataggttaaagtgaatggaagctgtgcaccaagtaggaaaccggaaaagaggtggtgagtccatcggactgcttaagtaccaagctcccttcggatccaatcctagacatgcataccgccattgccacaccttaacgtcatggatatttctaggaaaccgatttgattaagtcatttttaggaaaagtgattaattttggaaaatactttcattgcagaagctttggttgttgtcgtgttattttgaaatcaattgttgtttttgaaaacgcgccctaaagctatccaatttcaacagttaaaataagtaatacctatcttagtaatacatattaaaaccatcaaaaataattaagcgaccttattacatttaaaaacccaaaacttcaaacgtaaataaaaagatgtccagttcaccagaagaaaatcaaactttcagaacgggtggccactccaaattccctcacaactccaagcccactatggttggggattacctgcgtggatgaaaataaaaggggtgagtttagggaaactcagtgtgtaaattaacccaactatagcctatatcagctcaaaccacgaaatagaataagttggccttagcccgaatgTAATTCGTAATAAAggccataggcccataatgtaacgagcagatattacatgtttatgcgaaacccaacccagattcatccataacacctcgtaccagccttacaccatgtgggagactactcgacccacccaaccaccaCACACCACGAAATCGCAGCGAGgtgccggatattgtgacgaagtcgccagatctgaatattgtggcagagccaccagaacagatatatgtggcagagccaccagatcagataattgtggcatagccaccagaacgcttcctccataatataaccaatgtccccatgcaacagatatgtAATCAttgcatacatcatacagaatcagatcgtcatgcttttcagtcaaaattaaccctaggggtataatggtaattttgcacctagggatataatagtaattttccatacataggggattatagtaatttagctacttttagggttttcatgcatatcctaactatttacgtactatcgaacacttacacaagatacttacgaattgggccgttggcccatgaacccgatctttagcccattaagcccaaattatcaaaatgtacgaaatcgcgcatcgcagtttattactttagattaccaaatatacaaacccaactatcttacgagcattcgcacactcgcaaattcccaaaaaaccgactttttggcatttcggattttcggcttttgccaatctagtctatgagaggtgtcgattacacacacatttgcgacgatatcttgtgagatccacacacgaaccgcctacaattggattactaatacgttaatctaactattcaaatataaactacgtattaaccccttacaatattcggccaaccacacctacagatcatagtaagcttacaagaaatcaataagcaacttattaacaattttttgtcaatgtttaccacataatcataatttcactgcaagctgtcttcctgagcaatagtcactaaattatttataactagagctacgaaactccaaatcaagtgccgttaattttacctgaaaatagactcatatatcttctatccataaaatattcagaatttttggtatggccaatcaataccagatttttcttaaagtttcccatgtttcactgtttgactaatctgaccactcttcattacgaatcaaatttctcattgtaaagagttcaaaatatgttctcgtttattccatttgaaactagactcattaatatttaattacataatttatgaagCTTCTAAGTcgtctctcacaatttatggtgattttccaaagtcacgttactgctgctatcccaagcagatttattaccaaatcactctttcacacctaacttgcatgcttgttatttaaacatgtatatcaccaatcaatcatcacatatctatgattttacttaagtataatctccatttcatcattttaaatcacaacatgttagccgatttttccgcttagcatctaaggcacatgcatgctcatttgtttggctcaacttcacctatcttccatttttcatcaaaagaacatgaaacaacaaccatttccttcattttaattcatgactaaatgctcacaacacaactaaaaaccaaaatatgcttcaagagttaaggtagaatcaagaagaactcatgaacatcaagatagaagcaaactaccatgatcttaccttcaattttcttccccaagtgaccgaacattcaagagctttctcctctcctttctcttctctaactttcggctatgatgaacaaagatggacaaaactttgttcttttcacccttttcttttaataaaatttcatatttcatccatttaattctttaatacaaaagacatgaaatgcccatcatggaacatttacctaaaccattatcatggaacatttacctaacccattatcatggaatatttacctaatccattatcatggaacatttacctaacccattatcaatttgtaccatgaattatggatatcaagtgctcatattgtctacaacaacatgatggctggccacttcatgtaaaatgggaggtttgtcatgcaaatcctcctattttgcactcctatttatttggccacttcaatttagtctatagcattttcaaacattctcacataggtcctatttcataatttcaccccctttttcttatggaacaaaaattaactaaaattgacgggttctatcttaagcttgggccttttagaggcctactaacataattaaacctatgccaacattcatagaattcccgaaaattgggacgttacaactttaccctccttaaagaaatttcgtcctcgaaatttacctgatccaactagttgagggtattgttgacgcatagtctcttctgattcccaagtagcttcttcccttccatgattacgccaaagtactttcactaacgggataGATTTctttctgagaaccttaacatcttgagccaatatttgcacaagctcctcctcaaaggtcaaatcagtctgaacttcaatttctacaactggcaggacatgaacagggtcagaacgataacgccttaacatggagacgtgaaaacatcgtgaatctgtcTAACTCGAGGCAATTCAAGCGATAAGCCActttgggcctactcgcttcaaaacccgataaggcccaatgaaccgcggactcaacttgcccttcttatcgaaccttaatatcttcttccaaggagaaacctttaagaagaccatatcacctactgagtactcaatctctttacgcttcaaatcgcatacgacttttgcctatcgatgcttcttttaaccggtccctaattattcgacCTTATCCTCGTGATCGcctaccaactcggtccaagaatttgtcgctctcctagttcagtccaacagtgtatgacaccttcgtccatctgatgcttcatacggtgccattcgaatactactTTGGTAatctgttattgtacgcaaattcgccaacggcaagtaatcctcccaactacctcgaaagtcaatcacgcatccctcaacatgtcctccgaatctgaataaccctctctgactgaccatcagtttggggatggaaagccgtactaaagttcaatcgcgtccccaacgcctcatgcaacttttgccaaaatcgagatgtgaatctgggatcccgatcagagacaatcgaaactaggactccatgaagtcgtacaatctccgccacatacagcttggctaacttttgaagtaaaaagtcagtacgtacaggtatgaaatgggctgatttggtcaacctatccacaatcacccacaccgagtctttctttgatggtgtcaaaggcaacccactcacaaagtccatggttaccctcactcacttccaaagtggtatcttcaccggctgtaatagtccagaaggtaattgatgctcagctttcacttgttggcatgtcagacattttcctacaaactccgttactttgaaatcaattgttgttgtcgtgttattttgaaatcaattgttgtttttgaaaacgcgccctaaagctacctaatttcaacagttaaaataagtaatacctatcttagtaatacatattaaaaccatcaaacataattaagcggtcttattacatttaaaaacccaaaacttcaaacgtaaataaaaggatgtccagttcaccgaagaaaatcaaactttcgaatgtgGCCActctcaattccctcacgactccaagcccac encodes:
- the LOC108476392 gene encoding uncharacterized protein LOC108476392 isoform X1; amino-acid sequence: MPPSYFPLRWESTGDQWWYASPIDWAAANGLYDLVIELLHLDSNLLIKLTSLRRIRRLETVWDDEAHFDDVAKCRSFVAKRLLQECETKKGNNSLIRAGYGGWLLYTAASAGDIGFVKQLLERVPFLVFGEGEYGVTDIFYAAARSKNSDLFRMLLDFAVSSRGCLGGGEGELSETRSVFKWEMMNRAVHAAARGGSLEILREILGDCTDVLGYRDVQGSTLLHTASGRGQVELHLPMSFFLASQMQVVKDLVSSFEIITSTDNQGNTAFHVAAYRGYLKVVVFLIQVSPSLASVKNDYGNTFLHVAVAGFRTPGFRRIDRQIELMKQLVCGEVVDIRDMINVRNLDGRTALHMAVTENVQSSLVELLMSVPSIDLNVRDVDGLTPLDLLKRRPKSASSEILIKELIAAGGISNCQDNVARSAIVSHLKEHGVGASPGTSFRVPDAEIFLYTGMENTYDAGCEKESVEYSSCLSELSDLNLSTSFDTKKSISVNHTARRLKNFLHWPRKKERKATSTESVDTDDPVEVTSTCRNWPDMHIPLREKYTKSASLPNNKRTLALHNDLPSRSSRKKFTAGLTHGVIQAAPHLAAPFKSPPSPFSVSSTTSPISMDEQKSVLDAQCFYSNSSFNGETTTRMHPKQSSVDKKLMNHYFCFGAQGLAVEDNRSHTRLDRRIKSARSLVA
- the LOC108476392 gene encoding uncharacterized protein LOC108476392 isoform X2, with the protein product MPPSYFPLRWESTGDQWWYASPIDWAAANGLYDLVIELLHLDSNLLIKLTSLRRIRRLETVWDDEAHFDDVAKCRSFVAKRLLQECETKKGNNSLIRAGYGGWLLYTAASAGDIGFVKQLLERVPFLVFGEGEYGVTDIFYAAARSKNSDLFRMLLDFAVSSRGCLGGGEGELSETRSVFKWEMMNRAVHAAARGGSLEILREILGDCTDVLGYRDVQGSTLLHTASGRGQVEVVKDLVSSFEIITSTDNQGNTAFHVAAYRGYLKVVVFLIQVSPSLASVKNDYGNTFLHVAVAGFRTPGFRRIDRQIELMKQLVCGEVVDIRDMINVRNLDGRTALHMAVTENVQSSLVELLMSVPSIDLNVRDVDGLTPLDLLKRRPKSASSEILIKELIAAGGISNCQDNVARSAIVSHLKEHGVGASPGTSFRVPDAEIFLYTGMENTYDAGCEKESVEYSSCLSELSDLNLSTSFDTKKSISVNHTARRLKNFLHWPRKKERKATSTESVDTDDPVEVTSTCRNWPDMHIPLREKYTKSASLPNNKRTLALHNDLPSRSSRKKFTAGLTHGVIQAAPHLAAPFKSPPSPFSVSSTTSPISMDEQKSVLDAQCFYSNSSFNGETTTRMHPKQSSVDKKLMNHYFCFGAQGLAVEDNRSHTRLDRRIKSARSLVA
- the LOC108476393 gene encoding lysine histidine transporter 2-like, coding for MVGAGVLSLPYAMSQLGWGPGVTIMLLSWVVTLYTIWQMVEMHEMIPGKRFDRYHELGQYAFGEKLGLWIIIPQQLTVDVSSDIVYMVTGGQSLKKFHDLVCPNCKEIRQTYFIMIFASVHFVLSHLPNFNSISGVSLAAAVMSLSYSTIAWAASIGKGVQPNVDYSYKSTSNPGKVFDFLAGLGVIAFAYAGHNVVLEIQATMPSTPEKPSKGPMWKGVIVAYLIVAICYLPVALIGYWAFGNSVNDNILLTLENPTGLIATANIFVVIHVIGSYQIFAMPVFDMMESYMVKELHFRPCLRLRLISRTLYVAFTMVIAICFPFFGGLLSFFGGFAFAPTSYYLPCIIWLIICKPKRFSLTWFINWICIVLGVLLMVLSPIGGLRSIIVSAKDYKFFS